From a single Leptospira levettii genomic region:
- a CDS encoding valine--pyruvate transaminase, which translates to MTETMDQIYSLWADRLRKNQGIRSLMEDLGQATGDPNEILLGGGNPAPIPEAEAIFEETFGKLAKDPILRSLLGDYQAPIGNDSFRELAAEYLSPLLQSKLKKENIAFFNGSQNAYSFLLNLHSGPMADGSFKKILLPVVPEYIGYADQSIAENVFLAKPPNVVSTGKNRFRYELNQSTFDLTGVGVLAISRPTNPTGNVLPLEHLEWMEKSTTKHNIPILIDLAYGNPFPNLIGKESPIQYKEGRTLSLSFSKIGLPGVRFGIVVSDEETINTLSSFAAVSNLAVGNLGVYMMQILFQENVLPKLSENILRPFYEAKAKLALNLFTEAFEKMGVAYEIHDPMGGFFLWIRFPSLSISNHELYHLCKDKRLFIVSGHYFFPGLNTDFSHTKECIRLTYCRKEEELARGAQILAEIVASHQAKSK; encoded by the coding sequence ATGACCGAAACCATGGACCAAATTTACTCTTTATGGGCCGATCGATTGCGAAAGAACCAAGGGATCCGATCCCTGATGGAAGACTTAGGCCAGGCCACTGGTGACCCAAATGAAATCCTCCTGGGTGGAGGTAACCCCGCTCCTATCCCAGAAGCCGAGGCGATTTTCGAAGAAACATTTGGTAAATTGGCAAAAGACCCCATCCTTCGTTCCCTTCTCGGTGATTACCAAGCACCCATTGGAAATGACTCCTTTCGTGAATTGGCTGCAGAGTATTTGTCACCACTCCTCCAATCGAAATTGAAAAAAGAGAACATTGCATTTTTTAACGGTAGCCAAAATGCCTATTCCTTCCTTCTAAACCTCCATTCAGGTCCTATGGCAGATGGGAGTTTTAAAAAAATACTATTACCAGTGGTTCCAGAATACATTGGTTATGCGGACCAGTCCATTGCCGAGAATGTGTTTTTGGCAAAACCACCAAATGTAGTTTCCACTGGGAAAAACCGTTTCCGTTATGAGTTAAACCAATCCACTTTTGATCTAACGGGTGTCGGTGTATTGGCAATTTCAAGGCCAACCAATCCTACAGGAAATGTGTTACCTCTGGAACACTTGGAATGGATGGAAAAAAGTACCACAAAACATAACATTCCCATTCTCATTGACCTTGCGTATGGAAATCCATTTCCAAATTTAATCGGCAAGGAATCACCTATCCAATACAAAGAAGGACGAACTTTATCCCTAAGTTTTTCCAAAATCGGATTACCTGGGGTCAGGTTTGGAATTGTTGTTTCAGATGAAGAGACGATTAATACCCTCTCCTCCTTCGCTGCTGTGTCAAACCTTGCTGTTGGAAATTTGGGAGTGTATATGATGCAGATCCTTTTCCAAGAAAATGTATTACCCAAGTTATCAGAAAACATCTTACGTCCGTTTTATGAAGCAAAAGCAAAACTCGCACTCAATCTGTTCACAGAGGCATTTGAAAAAATGGGAGTTGCGTATGAAATCCATGATCCAATGGGAGGTTTTTTCCTCTGGATTCGATTTCCATCACTCTCCATTTCCAATCATGAATTGTATCACCTTTGTAAAGATAAACGGCTCTTCATTGTTTCAGGACATTATTTCTTTCCAGGATTAAACACTGATTTTTCGCATACGAAAGAATGCATACGTTTGACATATTGCCGTAAGGAAGAAGAATTAGCCAGGGGAGCCCAAATCCTTGCAGAAATTGTGGCCTCTCACCAGGCGAAATCCAAATGA
- a CDS encoding tetratricopeptide repeat protein — MGIKNNRFSMVFTLKLGVVLGLLLFFTHCDYLKSLTESRYRKRIGGETTEKDIVNWKEKLALEEAEIEEMDKRIRKLVQKSNQSAALSWKIARAYMRAGSADVGVRYYEEAVTESIPNAKQGGFEIHSYESALPFFEKAIQSGKLDKQLLYETAVAYANASKDMGWEPTRRSRAISLFKQLAKLDKDDTRFPFQLALIYFDSSLKDESWNGKLASGYDELDSAFSLLDQILRKEPYNVPTRFAKANFLYQIGKSSLAYDEYVRIKSILEEMKGNGSIREPLEENSSYQNVLKNLSVLGAQNKSN; from the coding sequence ATGGGCATAAAAAACAACCGGTTTTCAATGGTTTTCACACTCAAGTTGGGTGTTGTTTTGGGTTTGCTTCTCTTTTTTACCCATTGTGATTACTTAAAATCCCTAACAGAATCCCGGTACCGCAAACGAATTGGCGGTGAAACCACCGAAAAAGACATCGTCAATTGGAAAGAAAAATTGGCTTTGGAAGAAGCCGAAATTGAAGAAATGGACAAACGGATCCGGAAATTGGTCCAAAAGTCCAACCAGTCGGCTGCACTCTCTTGGAAAATTGCCCGCGCCTATATGCGTGCAGGTTCCGCAGATGTAGGAGTGCGATATTATGAGGAAGCCGTTACAGAATCCATTCCCAATGCAAAACAAGGTGGATTTGAAATCCATTCCTACGAATCAGCATTACCTTTTTTTGAAAAGGCCATCCAGTCAGGAAAATTAGATAAACAGTTGTTATATGAGACGGCTGTTGCTTATGCAAATGCATCAAAAGATATGGGGTGGGAACCTACACGAAGGAGTCGTGCCATAAGTTTATTCAAACAATTGGCAAAATTAGACAAAGACGATACTCGTTTCCCATTCCAATTAGCTCTGATCTATTTTGATTCTTCTTTAAAGGACGAAAGTTGGAATGGAAAACTGGCAAGCGGTTATGATGAATTGGATTCCGCTTTTTCTTTGTTAGACCAAATATTACGAAAAGAACCTTATAATGTTCCCACACGATTTGCGAAGGCTAATTTTTTATACCAAATTGGAAAGTCTTCTCTCGCTTATGATGAATATGTTCGCATCAAATCCATTTTAGAAGAAATGAAGGGGAACGGTAGTATCCGTGAACCTTTGGAAGAAAACTCTTCCTATCAAAATGTTTTAAAGAATTTAAGTGTTCTTGGGGCCCAAAACAAATCTAACTGA
- a CDS encoding SDR family NAD(P)-dependent oxidoreductase, translating to MKNAYVTGASQGIGKEFVRALGKDYNVFLISRTEADLKKVILELEPKSRGMLKYIALDLTKKKDVEELSSIIEKDKDAELLVNNAGFGTVGEFATLPLDKELDEVSLNVKTLVHLSHTALNRFKKNKKGYLINVASIAGYLPAPGSAIYAATKAFVKSFTESIHEEAKNYGIHVQALCPGLTHSDFHQRAGISKSKYPSFMWQNADEVVEESLSALKYNQAVCITGSFNQGAITVSELIPRGFLRKLSGRYLKLEEE from the coding sequence ATGAAAAATGCATATGTAACAGGCGCATCGCAAGGTATCGGAAAAGAATTTGTTAGAGCTCTCGGCAAAGATTATAATGTTTTTTTAATCTCTAGGACGGAAGCGGACTTAAAAAAAGTTATCTTAGAATTAGAACCAAAGTCTAGAGGAATGTTGAAGTATATTGCCTTAGACCTTACTAAAAAGAAAGATGTGGAAGAACTATCAAGTATCATAGAAAAAGATAAAGATGCAGAATTATTAGTGAACAATGCAGGATTTGGAACTGTTGGTGAGTTTGCAACCCTTCCTCTTGATAAAGAATTAGATGAAGTGAGTTTAAATGTAAAAACTCTTGTTCACCTTTCACACACCGCACTGAACCGTTTCAAAAAAAACAAAAAAGGTTATTTAATCAACGTTGCATCTATCGCGGGTTATCTGCCAGCACCTGGCAGTGCTATTTATGCGGCAACAAAAGCCTTTGTTAAATCTTTTACTGAATCTATTCACGAAGAAGCCAAAAACTACGGCATTCATGTACAAGCACTTTGCCCGGGACTCACTCATTCTGACTTCCACCAACGTGCAGGGATCAGTAAGTCCAAATACCCATCGTTTATGTGGCAAAATGCAGATGAAGTCGTCGAAGAGTCGTTAAGTGCACTCAAATATAACCAAGCAGTTTGTATCACAGGAAGTTTTAACCAAGGTGCGATCACCGTATCAGAACTCATTCCTCGAGGTTTTTTAAGAAAACTCAGTGGTAGATATTTAAAATTAGAAGAGGAATAA
- the dprA gene encoding DNA-processing protein DprA, translating to MRKTKVWRNYNEFLPLFQALPIFFKEEDWKFWLSECKVWEQNKDPRWKLISYYDPYYPKLLKEIYDPPLVIVGMGDLTLLQKDLVAIVGTRKSSPVSLSATKALVSSFSEKENIAIVSGMALGIDRQAFVSALEFGIPVIGILGTTLGIEYPPGNRDLYKRIKNDPKQLLISEFLLHTEPAKWTFPKRNRVISGLCKKVFIMESGKKSGTISTAMSAMEQNREIFVFDHPKQFDNEGGKMLLRQGASTLCRESQMIKTETLERNIYSYEEWQKLKNTSFLQKKEEEVLDFQFNL from the coding sequence TTGCGTAAAACAAAGGTTTGGCGTAATTATAATGAATTTTTACCTTTATTCCAAGCCTTACCCATTTTTTTTAAAGAAGAAGACTGGAAATTTTGGTTATCCGAATGTAAAGTATGGGAACAAAACAAAGACCCTCGTTGGAAATTAATTTCCTATTATGATCCCTATTATCCAAAACTTCTAAAAGAAATTTATGATCCCCCACTTGTGATTGTGGGTATGGGTGACCTAACTCTTTTGCAGAAAGACCTTGTTGCCATTGTGGGCACTCGTAAATCTTCTCCCGTTTCGTTATCAGCAACAAAAGCACTTGTAAGTTCTTTTTCAGAAAAAGAAAACATTGCCATTGTCTCTGGAATGGCCCTCGGGATTGACAGACAGGCTTTTGTTTCTGCACTTGAATTTGGAATTCCTGTTATTGGAATCCTTGGCACCACACTGGGAATCGAATACCCACCAGGGAACCGTGATTTGTACAAACGAATTAAAAATGACCCCAAACAACTGTTAATTTCAGAATTTCTCCTACATACAGAACCCGCAAAGTGGACATTTCCGAAACGAAATCGTGTGATTTCTGGACTTTGCAAAAAGGTTTTCATCATGGAGTCAGGGAAAAAATCGGGCACTATTTCCACAGCGATGAGTGCCATGGAACAAAACAGGGAAATTTTTGTCTTTGATCACCCAAAACAATTTGATAACGAAGGGGGTAAAATGTTGTTACGACAAGGTGCAAGTACCTTGTGTAGGGAAAGTCAAATGATAAAAACGGAAACACTCGAACGAAACATTTATTCTTACGAAGAGTGGCAAAAACTAAAAAACACCTCCTTCCTTCAGAAAAAGGAAGAGGAGGTGTTGGATTTTCAATTTAACCTTTAA
- a CDS encoding DUF445 family protein, whose protein sequence is MDVAKLDTWYRRLLVLFSIICGGFQIYYEGNIWINAIFVVLMAGMVGYYTNFLAIKMLFQPKHGKVLGWSGLVPKNKSKIAKSLGESIQSNLLHPDIIIAYIYERNLVETGIQKIVKEIDEAIHNDEIRTLLVTKIISMLKERGPEILEVIFDFSEETMKKMAERPEEVQKLWEYTRNRLTYYLTEETNREELGKQLRVILLEEMPKLANLLNEGLEEYLKTRSTLGKIGIGVKKIFSFNEDAIRELLERFVKDPETSDQFMKMMDDMMAGLQERLNSKETQEFITGKISNWLEASGDYARQNLLPSGIERLQSYLDDPNNWEEIEKNFFRAVDWVKKRLLEFMNSEEGKAYLKTNIEKFVHNINVTALVEERVMALDTDDLEKMILDNTGGNLVVIQFLGGILGMIAGLIQVHIYFAVPVGALVLITYLAHYRNQKKFEEPAQNK, encoded by the coding sequence ATGGATGTTGCTAAGTTAGATACTTGGTATCGAAGACTCCTCGTACTATTTTCTATTATTTGTGGTGGGTTTCAAATATACTACGAAGGGAATATTTGGATCAATGCAATCTTTGTTGTGCTTATGGCGGGAATGGTTGGTTATTACACCAACTTCCTTGCGATCAAAATGTTATTCCAACCAAAACATGGTAAGGTGCTTGGTTGGTCTGGGCTTGTCCCCAAAAACAAATCAAAAATTGCAAAGTCTTTAGGGGAGAGTATCCAAAGTAATTTACTCCATCCCGACATCATCATTGCATATATCTATGAAAGGAATTTAGTCGAAACGGGAATCCAAAAAATTGTCAAAGAAATTGACGAAGCCATCCACAACGACGAAATCCGTACTCTACTTGTAACCAAAATCATTTCCATGTTAAAGGAACGTGGGCCTGAAATTTTAGAAGTGATCTTCGATTTTTCAGAAGAAACCATGAAAAAAATGGCAGAACGTCCTGAAGAAGTACAAAAACTTTGGGAATACACAAGAAACCGCCTAACATATTACCTAACAGAAGAAACCAACCGTGAAGAGTTAGGAAAACAACTCCGAGTCATTTTATTAGAAGAGATGCCGAAACTCGCGAACCTTTTAAACGAAGGACTCGAAGAATATTTAAAAACACGAAGCACCCTAGGAAAAATTGGAATTGGTGTGAAAAAAATATTTTCGTTTAACGAAGATGCGATCCGCGAACTTTTGGAACGATTTGTCAAAGACCCCGAAACATCCGATCAATTTATGAAGATGATGGATGATATGATGGCTGGTTTACAAGAAAGACTTAATTCCAAGGAAACACAAGAATTCATCACAGGCAAAATATCCAATTGGTTAGAGGCTAGTGGTGATTACGCCAGACAAAACCTATTGCCGTCGGGTATTGAACGTTTACAATCATATCTGGATGATCCTAACAACTGGGAAGAGATCGAAAAAAACTTTTTCCGTGCAGTAGATTGGGTAAAAAAACGCCTTCTCGAGTTTATGAATAGTGAAGAAGGAAAAGCGTATCTCAAAACCAATATTGAAAAATTTGTTCATAATATCAATGTTACAGCACTTGTGGAAGAAAGAGTGATGGCACTTGATACAGATGATTTGGAAAAAATGATTCTGGACAATACCGGCGGGAATTTGGTCGTAATACAATTCTTAGGCGGAATTTTGGGAATGATTGCGGGACTCATCCAAGTTCACATTTATTTTGCAGTACCTGTGGGGGCTCTAGTTCTCATCACGTATTTGGCACATTACAGAAACCAAAAAAAATTCGAAGAACCAGCTCAAAATAAATAA
- a CDS encoding calcium/sodium antiporter encodes MDAFLTATFQTLPLPFLILVIIGSILVLGKAADVLVDEAVSLSTRWGVPKMIIGATIVSLGTTLPEVSVSVLAALEGNPGIALGNAVGSIICDTGLILGIAILISPPDIDKRLVNRQGWIQVLSGFLLVFAALPWSNLTSIFTTGGRIDQGTGIVFLILLGVYVYLSIRWSRSKPGELEAGLDDTTEYDESPFWIVFLKLVVAITLVILSSKVLIPSVQETAIRLSIPESIIGATLVAFGTSLPELVTAIQASRRGHSELAVGNIIGADILNVLFVSGAAAAVTKNGLEAPVSFFSFYFPSMLIVLVLFRLGIVFSKDKIKRPFGVFLLVIYVIATIAGFIFKG; translated from the coding sequence ATGGATGCATTTCTGACTGCAACTTTTCAAACCCTTCCCTTACCATTCCTTATCCTTGTCATCATTGGCTCTATCCTTGTCCTTGGAAAAGCTGCTGATGTTTTGGTTGATGAAGCCGTTTCCCTCTCCACAAGATGGGGAGTACCGAAGATGATCATTGGTGCAACGATTGTCAGCTTAGGAACCACTCTTCCCGAAGTATCTGTTTCTGTACTCGCAGCTCTCGAAGGGAATCCAGGCATTGCTCTGGGAAATGCGGTGGGATCAATTATCTGCGATACAGGACTCATCCTCGGGATTGCGATTCTCATCTCCCCACCTGACATCGACAAGCGCCTTGTCAACCGCCAAGGTTGGATCCAAGTTCTCAGTGGATTTTTACTTGTGTTTGCGGCCTTACCATGGTCAAACCTGACATCCATTTTCACAACTGGTGGACGAATTGACCAAGGAACAGGGATTGTCTTTTTAATTTTGCTCGGTGTTTATGTTTACCTAAGCATTCGTTGGTCAAGGTCCAAACCAGGGGAACTCGAAGCAGGTCTCGATGACACAACTGAATATGATGAGTCTCCCTTTTGGATTGTTTTTTTAAAACTCGTGGTAGCGATCACACTTGTGATTTTATCCTCGAAAGTGCTCATCCCTTCTGTACAAGAAACAGCGATTCGTTTGTCAATTCCTGAATCCATCATTGGGGCAACTCTTGTAGCCTTTGGAACCAGTTTGCCTGAACTTGTCACTGCCATCCAAGCCTCAAGGCGTGGACACTCTGAACTTGCTGTGGGTAATATCATTGGCGCCGATATCTTAAACGTTCTCTTTGTATCCGGTGCAGCAGCTGCTGTTACAAAAAATGGTCTCGAAGCACCCGTAAGTTTTTTCAGTTTTTATTTTCCGTCGATGCTCATTGTTCTCGTTTTATTCCGTTTGGGAATTGTATTCTCAAAAGATAAAATCAAACGTCCGTTTGGTGTATTTTTACTAGTGATCTATGTAATCGCAACAATCGCTGGGTTTATCTTTAAAGGTTAA
- a CDS encoding arginine/lysine/ornithine decarboxylase — protein MYQNGIVQFPIIIIDEDFRSENASGLGIRAIAKALEGEGIEVLGVTSYGDLTSFVQQQSRACGFILSIDDEEFTPETEGEVPDALRQLKDFVTQVRHRNADIPLFLYGETRTSRHIPNSILKELHGFIHMFEDTPEFMARAIHREVKSYLDSLPPPFFRALTQYAHDGSYSWHCPGHSGGVAFLKSPVGQMFHQFFGENMLRADVCNAVDELGQLLDHTGPISASERNAARIFQCDSLYFVTNGTSTSNKIVWHSTVAPGDVVIVDRNCHKSILHAITMTGAIPVFLMPTRNHFGIIGPIPKSEFTWENIKKKIAEHPFAKHVKGNPRILTITQSTYDGILYNVEDIKSELDGKISTLHFDEAWLPHAAFHRFYTGMHAIGSDRPRPKESMIFATQSTHKLLAGLSQASQILVQNSEKETLDRNLFNEAFLMHTSTSPQYAIIASCDVAAAMMESPGGNALVEESIEEALDFRRAMRKVDLELEEDWWFSVWGPEALAEEGAGERDEWILKANDRWHGFGDIAEGFNMLDPIKATVITPGMSVEGEFADWGIPALILTKYLAEHGIIVEKTGLYSFFIMFTIGITKGRWNTMVTELQQFKDDYDSNQPLWRVMPKFTAAHPKYDRIGLRDLCQSMHEVYRANNISHLTTEMYLSPMIPAMKPSEAFAKMAHRDIERVPIDELEGRITSVLLTPYPPGIPLLIPGEKFNSTIIRYLQFAREFNTKFPGFETDIHGLVEEKSESGILTYFVDCVIES, from the coding sequence ATGTATCAAAACGGTATCGTACAATTTCCTATCATCATCATTGATGAAGATTTTCGTTCCGAAAATGCCAGTGGTCTTGGCATTCGAGCTATTGCAAAGGCCTTAGAAGGCGAAGGAATCGAAGTTTTGGGTGTGACCAGTTATGGAGACCTCACGAGTTTTGTACAACAACAAAGCCGGGCTTGTGGATTCATTCTCTCCATTGATGATGAAGAGTTCACGCCTGAAACAGAAGGGGAAGTGCCAGATGCACTACGCCAACTCAAAGACTTTGTGACCCAAGTGCGTCATAGAAACGCAGACATCCCTCTTTTTTTATATGGCGAAACGAGAACAAGTCGCCACATTCCCAATAGCATATTAAAAGAACTCCATGGTTTCATCCATATGTTTGAAGACACACCGGAGTTTATGGCACGCGCCATCCACAGAGAAGTAAAATCGTATTTAGATAGCCTTCCTCCTCCTTTTTTCCGAGCACTCACTCAATATGCACATGATGGAAGTTATAGTTGGCACTGCCCTGGTCACTCTGGTGGTGTTGCGTTTTTAAAAAGTCCAGTAGGTCAAATGTTCCATCAGTTTTTTGGTGAGAACATGTTACGAGCTGACGTATGTAATGCGGTAGATGAACTCGGACAACTTTTGGATCACACTGGTCCCATTTCCGCCAGTGAAAGGAATGCTGCACGGATTTTCCAATGTGATAGTTTGTACTTTGTGACAAACGGAACATCCACTTCAAACAAAATCGTTTGGCATAGTACTGTGGCACCTGGAGACGTTGTGATTGTTGACCGTAACTGCCACAAAAGTATCTTACATGCGATCACCATGACGGGAGCCATTCCTGTTTTCCTGATGCCTACACGAAACCATTTTGGAATCATCGGCCCTATTCCCAAATCTGAATTCACATGGGAAAACATCAAAAAGAAGATCGCCGAACACCCGTTTGCTAAACATGTCAAAGGGAATCCAAGAATTCTAACCATTACTCAAAGTACTTACGATGGAATTTTGTATAATGTGGAAGACATCAAGTCCGAGTTAGATGGAAAAATTTCTACTCTTCATTTTGATGAAGCTTGGTTACCTCATGCTGCGTTCCATCGATTTTATACAGGTATGCATGCGATAGGATCTGACAGACCACGTCCAAAAGAAAGTATGATCTTTGCAACACAGTCCACTCACAAACTTCTCGCGGGACTCTCACAAGCAAGCCAGATCCTTGTCCAAAATAGTGAAAAGGAAACCTTAGATCGAAACTTATTCAATGAAGCATTTTTGATGCATACAAGTACAAGTCCACAATATGCCATCATTGCCTCTTGTGATGTTGCCGCGGCGATGATGGAATCACCTGGTGGAAATGCCCTTGTGGAAGAATCCATCGAAGAGGCGTTAGACTTCAGACGTGCGATGCGCAAAGTGGATTTGGAACTAGAAGAAGACTGGTGGTTTAGTGTTTGGGGTCCAGAAGCCCTTGCCGAAGAAGGTGCAGGCGAACGAGATGAATGGATCCTCAAAGCAAATGATCGTTGGCATGGGTTTGGCGACATTGCTGAAGGATTTAATATGCTCGATCCGATCAAAGCAACTGTCATCACACCTGGTATGAGTGTGGAAGGTGAATTTGCTGATTGGGGAATCCCTGCTCTCATTCTTACCAAGTACCTCGCTGAACACGGGATCATCGTAGAAAAAACAGGGCTTTATAGTTTTTTCATCATGTTTACTATCGGTATTACAAAAGGCCGTTGGAATACAATGGTCACTGAATTACAACAGTTCAAAGATGATTATGATTCCAATCAACCTTTGTGGAGAGTGATGCCAAAGTTTACAGCAGCACATCCCAAATACGATCGTATTGGTTTACGTGACCTTTGCCAATCCATGCACGAAGTCTACAGAGCCAATAACATCTCTCACCTAACAACAGAGATGTATTTGAGTCCGATGATCCCAGCGATGAAACCATCAGAAGCGTTTGCGAAAATGGCACACCGCGACATCGAACGAGTTCCCATCGATGAATTGGAAGGAAGGATCACTTCCGTGTTACTCACTCCATATCCACCAGGGATTCCACTCCTCATCCCAGGAGAAAAATTTAACTCTACGATCATTCGTTACTTACAGTTTGCTCGAGAGTTTAACACAAAATTCCCTGGGTTCGAAACGGACATCCATGGTCTTGTAGAAGAAAAATCAGAATCAGGAATTTTGACATACTTCGTTGACTGTGTGATTGAGTCTTAA
- a CDS encoding GNAT family N-acetyltransferase — translation MSLSFQRLGEVHLPEILTWETLCFPGEEWTDKMIQTHLEFHAAFGIGDQNIQCYALVCETPWEIEIFRIATLPNFRKLGLAKQLLEKLFKEFPKKEFFLEVKESNEPAIKLYLSVGFVELERRKKYYPDGSTAVLMKRNPIE, via the coding sequence ATGTCTCTTAGTTTTCAAAGGTTGGGTGAAGTCCATTTGCCAGAGATCCTTACTTGGGAAACTCTATGTTTTCCAGGTGAAGAATGGACAGATAAAATGATCCAAACCCATCTGGAATTCCATGCCGCATTTGGCATAGGGGACCAAAATATACAATGTTATGCGTTAGTTTGTGAGACACCTTGGGAAATAGAAATTTTCCGAATCGCAACACTACCCAACTTTAGAAAGTTAGGCCTAGCAAAACAATTGTTAGAAAAACTATTTAAGGAATTTCCAAAAAAGGAATTTTTCTTAGAAGTGAAAGAATCAAACGAACCAGCAATCAAACTTTATTTGTCTGTTGGTTTTGTTGAACTTGAGAGACGTAAAAAATACTACCCGGACGGATCAACTGCCGTTCTAATGAAGAGGAATCCCATCGAATGA